The DNA window TCCCGCCATCTTCTACCTTTTCTGTCAAATCGTTTAATAATCCAAAGAATCCATCGACATCGATGAAGTGAGTGATTGGTGTTATCCCTCCATTATCATCGATAAATACATAGGTCGCCACGCCACAATGTTCATGACATGTAAACTTTACCTGGGGAGTTTTTCTCCATGCTTCAATGAAATTTGAAAAAGCATTTACACTGGGCGCCGAGTAGAAATCTTCAGCAAGTATTTCTCCATTTGTCTGTTCCTCAACAAGTTTAACGAAATCAGGTATTGTAATCCTCATCTTCTCAAGATCTTCTGTGTCAATTCTACCCGAAAATGAAACAGGCTGGAAGTTAATGCCCCTGATGATATCGATATTTTTAATACCAAATTGGATTAAATCGCTTACTTGGTCATCATTTATACCCTTTACAAGTGTAGGCACCAAAACAACACTTGTCAAATTGGCTTTTCTGAAATTATCCATGGCCTGAAGTTTAATTGGGAGCGCATTGAATCCTCTAGCGGCGATGTATGGTTTCTCTGTTACACCGTCAAATTGCAAATACACAGTATTAAGTCCTTTCTGCCTAAGTTCTTTGCAAAAATCAAGGTCCTTTGCAAGGCGGACCCCGTTAGTTGCAATCTGCGCAAGGGTAAATCCTAATTTTTTAGCTTCTTGGACTATCTCAGGAAGATCATCTCTAATTGTTGGCTCCCCTCCTGCAAATTGGACTACCATGCATGGAACTGGCTTTTCATCCCTTACCAATTTCATCATTTCAATTAGCTCTTCTTTGGATGGTTCAAGAACATAACCTGCTGTCTGAGCGTTTGCAAAACATATAGGGCATTTCATATTACATCTGTTTGTAACATCAATATTGCAAAGTACTGTTGGGGTAAAGTGATCTGAACAAAGGCCACAATCGTTTGGACATCCTTTCTTGACTTCTGTGTTTGGATTATCCAGTTTAGACCCATCAATATGATATTTTTTAACTTTTTTGAACATTTCGTAATCTGACCAATAAATATCTTGAAAATTGCCATGCTCGGCACAGGTCTTTTTTATAAGAACCTTGCCCTTTTCCTCAACTATGTCTGCATCAATGACACTAAAACACACAGGACATATTGATTTAGTTTTATCTATTAATTCTGACATATAAAACACCGGTAAAAGATTATAATAGGGTATCCTAAAATTATATTTAAAAGCTTTTGTGTGATATTTTTCATATCAATTATTATTTTTTCATATATTTAAAATAAAAAATTTATAATAGTTTATCAATTATTCTTACATTTTTCTTGCCGGCCTCAAATGCATTGAGATTCAAATCAAGCATTTTTGGTATACTATCCTTAATCGATTCTATCATGGCATCGCTTGATATCAGATTGCATATCTCATTGAACGCCCCAAGCATCACGATGTTTGCCACAATTTTTGTCCCTAGTTCTGATGCGATCCTAGTTGCGTTTACTTCTGCAAGTTTGAAGTTGCCTTCTATATTATTGTCAGGTATTAGCTCTGGATCATAGATGATAATACCTTCCCTTTTTGTCCTTGATGCGTACTTAAAGAATGCTTCTTGGCTCATTATTATTGAAACTGAGGCAGATTCTACTTTTGGATAGTCAATCTCCTCATCAGAGACAACTACCTCAGAACGTGTCGAGCCACCTCTTGCCTCCGGCCCATAAGACTGTGTCTGAACTGCATTGAAACCGTCAAATACAGCAGCCTTGCCCACAATAACACCGGACAGTATTATCCCTTGGCCACCAAATCCGCTTATTCTTATACCTGCCTTCATTTTAATTCACCGCAGAATTTTTTATACTTGGTGTTAAAGTCCTCTTTTTCAATGTCGACAAGATCCCCTATCACCATCTTATCGGTAGTTTTGCCCTCGGCCAACATTTTTTCATAAAGTTTGACGTTGATTGTTGATTCCTTGAAATGCTTTGTCAGATCAAGAGCCGTTCCCATTTTATTTAGTCTGCCATATGATGTTGGGCACGGAGATAAAACTTCGACAAAAGAGAATCCAGTTTTTTGGAGGGCCTTTTTTATTGAATTTATACATTGGACAGGGTGTGCTGTGGTCCATCTGGCCACATATGGGGCTCCTATTACCTTGGCCGTCATTGAAAGATCTATGGGGTACTCGATGTTCCCATAGGGCGTTGTTGTCGTCTTTGATTTTAGAGGTGTTGTTGGAGCTACCTGTCCCCCTGTCATCCCGTATATGAAATTATTTATTGAGATAACAGTTATATCCACATTTCTCCTTA is part of the Methanofastidiosum sp. genome and encodes:
- a CDS encoding 2-oxoacid:acceptor oxidoreductase family protein; its protein translation is MKAGIRISGFGGQGIILSGVIVGKAAVFDGFNAVQTQSYGPEARGGSTRSEVVVSDEEIDYPKVESASVSIIMSQEAFFKYASRTKREGIIIYDPELIPDNNIEGNFKLAEVNATRIASELGTKIVANIVMLGAFNEICNLISSDAMIESIKDSIPKMLDLNLNAFEAGKKNVRIIDKLL
- a CDS encoding radical SAM protein; its protein translation is MSELIDKTKSICPVCFSVIDADIVEEKGKVLIKKTCAEHGNFQDIYWSDYEMFKKVKKYHIDGSKLDNPNTEVKKGCPNDCGLCSDHFTPTVLCNIDVTNRCNMKCPICFANAQTAGYVLEPSKEELIEMMKLVRDEKPVPCMVVQFAGGEPTIRDDLPEIVQEAKKLGFTLAQIATNGVRLAKDLDFCKELRQKGLNTVYLQFDGVTEKPYIAARGFNALPIKLQAMDNFRKANLTSVVLVPTLVKGINDDQVSDLIQFGIKNIDIIRGINFQPVSFSGRIDTEDLEKMRITIPDFVKLVEEQTNGEILAEDFYSAPSVNAFSNFIEAWRKTPQVKFTCHEHCGVATYVFIDDNGGITPITHFIDVDGFFGLLNDLTEKVEDGGKITKTLAIAKITKELPHLIDLKKKPKNLDIKKLLLGVLKEGDVDTLAEFSYHTLLIGCMHFQDPYNFDVERVKRCAIHYAVPGGKVIPFCTYNSLHRERIEKQYAIPLDVWEKQNRDKNLQSQRNLKSLSFPSKK
- a CDS encoding thiamine pyrophosphate-dependent enzyme, whose product is MLPTIFCTGCGIGSVMNFSLRAIHDLNIDMNKTVFVSGIGCSSRVPGYIYSDGLHSLHGRAIAYATGVKLANPELKVIVFTGDGDCGAIGGNHFLHAIRRNVDITVISINNFIYGMTGGQVAPTTPLKSKTTTTPYGNIEYPIDLSMTAKVIGAPYVARWTTAHPVQCINSIKKALQKTGFSFVEVLSPCPTSYGRLNKMGTALDLTKHFKESTINVKLYEKMLAEGKTTDKMVIGDLVDIEKEDFNTKYKKFCGELK